A window from Photobacterium atrarenae encodes these proteins:
- a CDS encoding AbrB family transcriptional regulator: MIGALVLSLCGSILFSWLQLPLGAMFGAIVFLMVAGKAGLRLSLPAPTLTFVQLVLGIGVGVMVPSDLSAVNFPPLMLLGLVACMIGQVTISYLWLHKREQWSKTDSLLGSVPGAMAAVLVLNEAQQKPSGKVVFTHTVRLITLVILSGVIAADNQPVAFSFFTGQESYWLLAVAAVAWGSGVLLEKIGTPAPYMVTGMLTAIAVGSMMPAASLAIPPGLVFIATSALGALIGIRLVDVSGGEFITHMRSGVIATALSLGVTLLFAFVFSQVLAQSFVVLLMSWVPGSIEAMTVAAIYLGLEPALIMLNHITRMVILHSLPLAVKPFLRPGREVRRSEG, from the coding sequence ATGATCGGTGCTCTGGTGTTGTCACTGTGTGGATCCATTTTGTTTTCCTGGCTCCAGCTCCCGCTGGGCGCTATGTTCGGGGCCATTGTGTTCCTGATGGTTGCTGGGAAAGCCGGGCTCCGGCTTTCCCTGCCTGCCCCGACCCTGACCTTCGTTCAGCTGGTACTGGGGATAGGCGTCGGCGTCATGGTTCCGAGTGATTTATCGGCGGTGAACTTTCCTCCTCTGATGCTGCTTGGGTTGGTGGCCTGCATGATCGGCCAGGTCACCATATCTTATCTGTGGCTGCATAAAAGAGAGCAGTGGTCGAAAACGGACAGTTTGCTGGGATCGGTGCCGGGTGCAATGGCGGCTGTTCTGGTGCTTAATGAAGCGCAGCAAAAGCCATCAGGCAAAGTGGTGTTTACCCATACGGTTCGCCTGATCACCCTGGTGATCCTCTCCGGGGTGATTGCTGCTGATAATCAGCCGGTCGCATTCAGCTTTTTCACCGGCCAAGAATCCTATTGGTTGCTGGCTGTGGCTGCTGTGGCTTGGGGAAGCGGCGTACTGCTGGAGAAAATCGGCACACCGGCGCCCTATATGGTGACCGGAATGCTGACAGCGATTGCTGTCGGCAGCATGATGCCGGCGGCCAGCCTGGCTATCCCACCGGGGCTAGTGTTCATCGCAACGTCTGCGCTGGGTGCTCTGATCGGGATCCGGCTGGTGGATGTCAGCGGTGGGGAATTCATTACCCATATGCGCTCGGGCGTGATTGCAACGGCCCTTAGTTTGGGGGTGACGTTGCTCTTTGCGTTTGTGTTTAGCCAGGTGCTGGCGCAGAGCTTTGTCGTGTTGCTGATGTCCTGGGTACCGGGCAGCATTGAAGCGATGACTGTGGCAGCCATTTACTTGGGGCTTGAGCCGGCACTGATCATGCTTAACCATATTACCCGGATGGTGATCCTCCACTCACTGCCGTTGGCGGTGAAGCCGTTTCTTCGCCCGGGCCGTGAAGTCCGACGTAGCGAAGGATGA
- a CDS encoding pyridoxal-phosphate-dependent aminotransferase family protein, giving the protein MHLSFIPESTLLLGPGPSPVDESVLAATSQPTIGHLDKQCFALMNEIKQMLQQLFQTRNALTIPLSGPGSAGMEACVANLIEPGEKVVVCINGAFGQRIADSARKIGGNVVEIRAAWGQPIAPNALRDTLTRNPDAKSVCFVHGETSTGVLNDAQALCAVAREFGALTIVDAVTSLGGVEVKVNEWGIDAIFSGTQKCLSCPPGLSPISLSERAVTKLTQRQSPIPSWFLDLSLISNYWDISSRAYHHTAPINALYGLHQGLSNLLEEGQDTLIARHAECQELLVSGLETLGLECLVDKASQLPQLTTILIPDYMDDQMFREQLMNEYQIEIGGGIGELAGKVWRIGLMGNGARPEHVELLLDAMSQLHLRSFVEIEMRPDHAPQPACSLN; this is encoded by the coding sequence ATGCACCTTTCCTTTATCCCGGAATCTACCTTGTTATTAGGCCCCGGCCCGTCACCGGTTGATGAATCGGTTCTGGCGGCGACGTCGCAGCCGACCATCGGCCATTTGGATAAGCAGTGTTTTGCGCTGATGAATGAAATCAAGCAGATGTTACAGCAGTTATTCCAGACCCGTAACGCCCTGACGATCCCACTGTCCGGTCCGGGCTCAGCCGGGATGGAAGCCTGCGTCGCCAACCTGATCGAGCCGGGTGAAAAAGTCGTGGTCTGCATCAACGGGGCTTTCGGGCAGCGGATCGCCGACAGTGCAAGAAAAATCGGCGGCAATGTCGTCGAAATACGTGCTGCCTGGGGCCAGCCGATTGCTCCAAATGCCCTGCGTGACACCCTGACCCGAAACCCGGATGCCAAATCTGTGTGCTTTGTTCACGGCGAGACCTCAACCGGGGTACTCAACGACGCACAAGCGCTGTGCGCCGTTGCCCGCGAGTTTGGTGCCCTGACAATTGTCGATGCGGTCACTTCGCTAGGTGGCGTCGAGGTCAAAGTCAATGAATGGGGTATTGATGCCATTTTCTCCGGCACCCAAAAGTGCCTGTCTTGCCCGCCGGGGCTGTCACCAATCAGCTTGAGCGAGCGAGCGGTAACCAAACTGACCCAGCGGCAATCTCCGATCCCAAGCTGGTTCCTGGATCTGTCGCTGATCAGCAATTACTGGGATATATCCTCCCGGGCCTACCACCATACGGCGCCGATCAATGCCCTGTACGGTCTGCACCAGGGGCTGTCCAACCTACTGGAAGAAGGTCAGGATACACTGATCGCGCGTCATGCCGAATGCCAGGAACTTCTGGTCTCCGGACTTGAAACGCTGGGGCTGGAATGCCTGGTTGATAAGGCCTCTCAACTGCCGCAACTGACAACCATTCTGATCCCGGACTATATGGATGATCAGATGTTCCGAGAGCAGTTGATGAATGAGTACCAGATTGAAATCGGCGGCGGAATTGGCGAGTTGGCCGGAAAAGTCTGGCGGATCGGACTGATGGGTAACGGAGCCCGGCCGGAACATGTTGAGTTGCTGCTTGATGCAATGTCCCAACTGCATCTGCGCTCTTTCGTCGAGATTGAAATGCGGCCCGACCACGCACCTCAGCCCGCCTGCAGTCTCAATTGA
- a CDS encoding FAD/NAD(P)-binding protein: MKTNIVIVGGGASCISFMDALLKKNLKEKLNQLSLTILEKSKEIGPGNAYFSDLKSNLLNTKAGYITVFKDHPGDFYQWLECNEYKWKPDYPELEITRDTYAPRALFGMYMKDAFSVVCADARRSGIQVKVLRDEAIKVEQVEKDQVNVVTQSGTVINAGKVVLACGTQQQSAMLPPYSHDIIHSPYPTRELQRQVAAEDSVAIIGARLSAIDATIGLIEGGHTGPITIYSRSGYFPFVRGTQGRYKNAYLTPDYIAEHCPELDFYKLGDLYQLERERYQAQTEHDYFEELPLPNPPISNLEEFLTKELALAKQDRGWQAILYDTNSGIDQIWDRLRTEDQDRFMKQFVSSAMSLRVSIPAENAEKMLGYLRSGQLKFVAGPTSVKVEDGQLTVHCNGTSAPTGKVIYATGSPKSLNQIDSPLLRSLIESGTSVENRFGGLDVCKYDYGLFCKDGKMNTSIFAIGELTSGRFLFTSALDIIVRHAHACADSVEKFMTTERDYSLSLAKS; encoded by the coding sequence GTGAAAACAAACATCGTCATCGTTGGCGGTGGGGCTTCCTGCATCTCTTTTATGGATGCCCTGCTGAAAAAAAACCTAAAAGAAAAATTAAATCAACTGTCACTGACTATCTTAGAGAAATCCAAAGAAATCGGGCCGGGAAATGCGTATTTCAGTGATTTAAAGTCAAACCTTTTAAATACCAAGGCCGGTTATATTACGGTATTTAAAGATCATCCCGGCGATTTTTATCAGTGGCTGGAATGTAACGAATATAAATGGAAACCCGATTATCCTGAGCTGGAAATAACCCGCGATACCTACGCCCCACGGGCCCTGTTCGGCATGTACATGAAAGATGCGTTTTCCGTCGTCTGCGCCGATGCCCGGCGCAGCGGGATTCAGGTCAAAGTGCTCCGCGACGAAGCAATCAAAGTCGAGCAAGTTGAAAAAGATCAGGTCAACGTCGTGACCCAAAGCGGCACCGTGATCAATGCCGGAAAAGTCGTACTGGCCTGCGGTACCCAGCAACAGTCCGCCATGCTGCCGCCGTACAGCCACGACATTATCCACTCGCCGTACCCGACGCGTGAACTGCAACGGCAAGTTGCCGCCGAAGACAGTGTGGCGATCATCGGTGCCCGGCTCAGTGCGATTGATGCGACAATTGGCCTAATCGAGGGCGGCCATACCGGTCCAATCACCATTTATTCACGCAGTGGCTACTTCCCATTCGTGCGCGGCACCCAGGGCCGCTATAAGAATGCCTACCTGACTCCGGATTACATTGCCGAACATTGCCCGGAACTCGACTTCTACAAACTGGGCGATCTGTACCAGCTGGAGCGCGAACGCTACCAAGCCCAGACCGAACATGACTATTTCGAAGAACTGCCGCTGCCGAACCCGCCGATCAGCAACCTGGAAGAATTTCTGACCAAAGAGCTGGCACTGGCCAAACAAGACCGTGGCTGGCAGGCCATTCTGTACGATACCAATAGTGGCATCGATCAAATCTGGGACCGCCTGCGCACCGAGGATCAGGATCGCTTCATGAAGCAGTTCGTCTCCTCAGCCATGTCGCTGCGCGTCTCCATTCCGGCCGAAAATGCCGAGAAAATGCTGGGCTACCTGCGCTCCGGGCAATTGAAGTTTGTTGCCGGTCCTACGTCTGTAAAGGTCGAAGACGGCCAGTTGACCGTTCACTGCAATGGCACCAGTGCCCCAACCGGCAAGGTGATCTATGCCACCGGCAGCCCGAAATCACTCAATCAAATCGACTCGCCGTTGCTCCGGAGCCTGATCGAGAGCGGCACCAGTGTCGAGAACCGGTTCGGCGGCCTGGATGTATGCAAGTACGATTACGGCCTGTTCTGCAAAGACGGCAAGATGAACACCAGCATCTTTGCCATCGGTGAGTTAACCAGCGGACGCTTCCTGTTTACCAGTGCCCTGGACATTATTGTCCGGCACGCCCATGCCTGTGCCGACAGCGTCGAGAAATTCATGACGACTGAACGCGACTATTCCCTGTCTCTGGCCAAATCCTAG
- a CDS encoding CoA-transferase: MIVERACKEPIPDGAFLNFGIGIPALVGEKLARLNDRIDTSVESGVINGKPKEGIAFGEATEFSSVIQQADLFSFYNGGGIDVAFLGFAEIDREGNINASAFGEQLTGAGGFINIAASARKLVFCGTLTTKGLQLGRTGTNVSIRQEGAVPKFVEHVQQVTVATNHPDFWDKDIKIITERAVFSLHRGEFILEELTEGITLDAVRQAIPFAIKISPNITL; this comes from the coding sequence CTGATTGTCGAGCGAGCCTGCAAGGAGCCGATCCCGGACGGGGCTTTCCTCAACTTCGGGATTGGGATCCCGGCACTGGTCGGTGAAAAGCTAGCTCGCCTGAACGACCGGATCGATACCTCAGTCGAATCCGGGGTGATCAACGGCAAGCCGAAAGAAGGTATCGCTTTCGGCGAGGCAACGGAATTCAGTAGCGTGATTCAACAGGCCGACCTGTTCAGCTTTTATAACGGGGGCGGGATTGATGTGGCATTTCTGGGATTTGCCGAAATTGACCGCGAGGGCAATATCAACGCCAGTGCTTTTGGCGAGCAGCTGACCGGCGCTGGCGGCTTTATTAATATTGCGGCTTCAGCCCGGAAACTGGTGTTCTGCGGCACCCTGACCACCAAAGGCCTGCAACTCGGCCGAACCGGAACTAACGTCTCCATCCGGCAGGAAGGGGCAGTACCGAAGTTTGTTGAGCACGTCCAGCAAGTGACAGTTGCCACCAACCACCCGGACTTTTGGGACAAAGATATCAAGATCATTACCGAGCGGGCGGTATTTTCCCTGCATCGGGGGGAATTTATCCTGGAAGAGCTAACCGAAGGGATCACCCTCGACGCAGTACGCCAGGCAATTCCGTTCGCCATCAAGATTTCTCCGAATATTACGCTGTAG
- a CDS encoding malonate decarboxylase subunit alpha produces the protein MKQTTAKAVAELINNGAVVIPGGFGCCGHPDLLTEALSERFAREQQPTGLTLLFASGAGDKQGKGLDKLAHPGLVKRAIGGFWGFCPALTRLGRMGVIDAHNWPMGVMSHLFRDMASGLDGHFSRIGLHTFVDPRLEGGALATDTAPLVEVVTVREKEQLYYPSPGADFALLRGTVADQQGNISMAGEAALHDALWQAMATRNSGGKVAVQVAQVVDELPAKQVDIPGHLVDFVIESNEHHYPSYGSARATGANHQISLTLEKNTDCRASLQGADPGRGFPQLRDWDPGTGR, from the coding sequence ATGAAGCAGACAACAGCAAAAGCCGTAGCTGAACTGATCAACAATGGCGCTGTGGTGATCCCTGGTGGATTCGGATGTTGCGGACATCCGGATCTGCTGACCGAAGCGCTCTCAGAGCGATTTGCCCGCGAGCAACAACCCACAGGGCTCACGCTGCTTTTTGCTTCAGGGGCCGGCGATAAACAGGGTAAAGGGCTGGATAAACTGGCCCATCCCGGACTGGTCAAACGCGCAATCGGCGGATTCTGGGGATTCTGTCCCGCACTGACCCGACTCGGCCGCATGGGGGTGATCGATGCCCACAACTGGCCAATGGGGGTGATGAGCCACCTGTTTCGTGACATGGCTTCCGGGCTGGACGGCCATTTCAGCCGTATCGGACTGCATACCTTTGTCGACCCGCGCCTTGAAGGTGGCGCCTTGGCAACAGACACGGCACCCCTGGTCGAAGTCGTCACAGTTCGGGAAAAAGAGCAGCTGTACTACCCGAGTCCGGGGGCCGATTTCGCCCTGCTGCGAGGCACGGTAGCCGACCAGCAAGGCAATATATCCATGGCAGGAGAAGCTGCACTGCATGATGCACTCTGGCAGGCAATGGCAACCCGTAACAGCGGCGGCAAAGTGGCCGTTCAGGTGGCGCAAGTTGTCGATGAACTACCGGCGAAGCAAGTCGATATTCCCGGGCACCTGGTCGACTTTGTGATCGAAAGCAACGAGCACCACTATCCGAGTTACGGCTCGGCCCGGGCCACTGGTGCCAATCATCAGATATCTCTGACCCTGGAAAAAAACACTGATTGTCGAGCGAGCCTGCAAGGAGCCGATCCCGGACGGGGCTTTCCTCAACTTCGGGATTGGGATCCCGGCACTGGTCGGTGA
- a CDS encoding cupin domain-containing protein, whose amino-acid sequence MEFTVPPESRDVVLKLGFDNDISLPADLDFQPYQRGLREGVDIAVLFDETVNDPKGADMAFLRYEAGAYVPGHVHMGFETVLVLQGDYIENGQTFTPGSLIVRAPGTCHSMASKNGCVILASRYQPVKQLVE is encoded by the coding sequence ATGGAGTTCACCGTTCCACCAGAGTCAAGAGATGTCGTTCTGAAGCTGGGCTTTGACAATGATATTAGCCTGCCAGCCGATCTGGATTTCCAGCCGTATCAGCGCGGCCTTCGTGAAGGGGTGGACATTGCCGTCCTGTTCGATGAAACCGTCAACGATCCTAAAGGTGCGGATATGGCGTTCCTGCGCTATGAAGCCGGCGCCTATGTCCCCGGCCATGTCCATATGGGCTTTGAGACCGTCTTAGTTCTGCAGGGCGACTATATCGAAAATGGCCAGACTTTTACGCCGGGCTCACTGATTGTGCGCGCACCGGGCACCTGCCACAGTATGGCTTCAAAGAACGGTTGTGTGATCCTGGCTTCCCGCTACCAACCAGTCAAGCAACTGGTCGAGTGA
- a CDS encoding tautomerase family protein, producing MPKLDLTLNTELPEETVSQVVTGLTELTQTLLNKQPDVTRIHVHQNQSLCYVNAAQVTGPSAFNLAIYITEGTNTEEQKAQWLQATYQLLNDVLGEGAPQLPNYISIHELDARDWGYNGLSQFARNR from the coding sequence ATGCCAAAACTCGATCTCACACTGAACACAGAATTGCCGGAAGAAACCGTGAGCCAAGTGGTTACCGGGCTGACCGAGCTGACCCAAACGCTACTCAACAAGCAGCCGGATGTTACCCGGATCCATGTTCACCAAAATCAAAGTCTTTGCTATGTGAACGCGGCGCAAGTAACCGGGCCAAGCGCCTTTAATCTGGCCATTTACATCACTGAGGGAACAAACACGGAAGAGCAAAAAGCGCAATGGCTACAGGCAACTTACCAGTTGCTCAACGATGTGCTGGGCGAAGGGGCGCCGCAACTGCCCAATTATATCTCCATACACGAGCTTGATGCCCGCGACTGGGGCTACAACGGCCTCAGCCAATTTGCCAGAAACCGTTAA
- a CDS encoding HPP family protein: MKKMKKLRGGGALPPKPNLIQLMKGLVGGFLGILTLSVMGQSTGVPWLMAPFGATCVILFAAPASPLAQPRNVIAGHLITATVGLAALYGLGDSIIVMSLAVGVAIMLMQYFRAVHPPAGANPLVIILAGQGVVGFDYLVTPVLLGSITLVVIASVINNYGEEGNWPVYWHGFGRQKG; the protein is encoded by the coding sequence ATGAAAAAAATGAAGAAACTACGAGGTGGTGGCGCACTGCCGCCAAAACCAAATTTGATTCAACTGATGAAGGGCCTGGTCGGCGGCTTCCTCGGCATTCTCACACTCAGTGTGATGGGCCAATCCACCGGAGTGCCCTGGCTCATGGCGCCATTCGGCGCGACCTGCGTGATCCTGTTTGCCGCACCGGCATCACCGCTGGCACAACCACGTAACGTGATCGCCGGTCACCTGATCACCGCCACCGTGGGCCTGGCTGCTCTGTATGGACTCGGGGACTCAATTATCGTGATGTCACTGGCCGTCGGGGTCGCCATCATGCTGATGCAATACTTCCGTGCAGTTCATCCACCAGCCGGAGCCAACCCGTTAGTGATCATTCTTGCCGGCCAGGGTGTGGTGGGATTTGACTACCTGGTCACGCCGGTTCTGCTCGGTAGTATTACGCTGGTTGTGATCGCCTCGGTGATCAACAACTACGGTGAAGAAGGTAACTGGCCAGTGTACTGGCACGGCTTTGGTCGTCAGAAGGGGTAA
- a CDS encoding TetR/AcrR family transcriptional regulator — translation MSKKEHILNVAEGLFNQLGYTAVGVDLIRDKAEVSKTSMYRHFGSKNKLIEAVLIRRHQRFEEELNAVVSAATDTDSRLNAILDWHFSWFRAVNFKGCMFMHALAEFRGHDEALAQQALKHKAWLKSLLFSTFEPGEPGAEAKTEAIMTFLEGMIIRAEFGEVSGYEEIYRLGARALAVADFTGSKAKAVPVMEAKAGASS, via the coding sequence ATGAGTAAGAAAGAGCACATTCTGAATGTGGCCGAAGGGCTGTTTAATCAGCTTGGCTACACCGCAGTCGGTGTCGATTTGATCCGGGATAAGGCGGAAGTTTCCAAAACGTCGATGTACCGGCATTTCGGCTCAAAGAATAAATTGATTGAGGCGGTGCTGATCCGGCGCCATCAACGCTTTGAGGAGGAATTGAATGCTGTGGTCTCTGCCGCGACGGACACAGATAGTCGTTTAAATGCTATTTTGGACTGGCATTTTTCCTGGTTCCGGGCTGTGAACTTTAAGGGGTGCATGTTCATGCATGCTTTGGCAGAGTTTCGGGGCCATGATGAGGCCCTGGCTCAGCAGGCTTTAAAACATAAGGCCTGGCTAAAATCGCTGTTGTTCTCAACGTTCGAGCCCGGTGAGCCGGGGGCGGAAGCCAAAACTGAGGCCATTATGACCTTCCTTGAGGGGATGATCATCCGGGCGGAATTTGGCGAAGTCTCTGGATACGAGGAAATCTATCGTCTGGGCGCTCGGGCGCTGGCCGTGGCTGATTTCACCGGTAGCAAGGCCAAGGCTGTGCCCGTAATGGAAGCTAAGGCAGGCGCGTCAAGCTAA
- a CDS encoding VOC family protein: MDLPLTQGVHHIGLTVADLEESAQFFTALLGWQEIKRRDDYPAIFVSDGAIMLTLWAAQTDTPTRFDRKTNVGLHHLAIRVDSKATLFEIHDKLSTHGVEIEFGPELIREGPAMHMMCYEPSGIRIEFHWTGV, from the coding sequence ATGGATTTGCCGTTAACACAAGGGGTACATCACATCGGTTTGACCGTCGCTGACCTGGAAGAAAGTGCGCAATTTTTTACTGCGCTGCTGGGATGGCAGGAGATTAAGCGAAGAGATGATTATCCGGCAATCTTTGTCAGTGACGGTGCGATCATGTTGACGCTGTGGGCTGCGCAGACAGACACGCCAACAAGGTTTGATCGGAAAACCAACGTTGGCCTGCATCACCTGGCTATCCGGGTCGATAGTAAAGCCACGCTGTTTGAAATCCATGACAAACTCTCGACGCATGGGGTTGAGATTGAGTTCGGGCCTGAGCTGATCCGTGAAGGACCGGCGATGCACATGATGTGCTATGAGCCGAGCGGTATCCGGATTGAGTTTCACTGGACCGGGGTCTGA
- a CDS encoding CCGSCS motif protein, giving the protein MTFSVKKIFKKADAQHEQANAEHATDEAIQHQHADESEQKKGKHGEPGFCCGSCS; this is encoded by the coding sequence ATGACATTCTCAGTGAAGAAGATTTTCAAGAAAGCCGATGCCCAACACGAGCAAGCAAATGCTGAACACGCCACTGACGAGGCGATCCAGCATCAACACGCCGACGAGAGCGAGCAGAAGAAAGGAAAACATGGTGAGCCGGGATTCTGCTGCGGCTCATGCTCCTGA
- a CDS encoding GyrI-like domain-containing protein: MILQHIDGFEVSGFSVRTTNADEMNPSTAKIGQLWETFYARAYPKLTAGANVYGVYTHYESNVTGAYDVMACSDRLAADALKGAVTTKIMSGKYLTFTAQGEMPQAVVSLWGTIWDYFRADDCPHTRAYTTDFEQYLSADEVAISIAIQ; the protein is encoded by the coding sequence ATGATACTTCAGCATATCGATGGCTTTGAGGTTAGCGGATTTTCAGTCAGAACAACCAATGCCGATGAAATGAATCCATCGACAGCCAAAATCGGCCAGCTTTGGGAAACGTTTTACGCCCGGGCTTATCCCAAGTTAACGGCTGGAGCGAACGTTTATGGGGTTTATACCCACTATGAATCTAATGTTACCGGCGCGTATGATGTGATGGCGTGCTCAGACCGTTTGGCCGCAGATGCGCTGAAGGGAGCGGTGACAACGAAGATTATGTCTGGGAAATACCTGACATTTACCGCCCAAGGTGAAATGCCCCAGGCTGTGGTCAGTTTGTGGGGAACTATTTGGGATTACTTCCGTGCTGATGACTGCCCACACACCCGGGCCTATACCACAGATTTTGAACAGTACCTCAGTGCCGATGAAGTCGCGATCTCCATCGCCATCCAATAG
- a CDS encoding LysE family translocator → MNLALLSLFIPTFFFVSITPGMCMTLALTLGMSIGYRRTLWMMLGEVIGVGLVAVAAVLGIASVMLNHPWLFTLLKSFGAAYLCYLGISMWQSKGKLALSEDNTEVKAGRNWDLVMQGFVTAVANPKGWAFMISLLPPFIDSSQPLASQLALLVAIILLFEFICMTIYATGGKGLKRVLGHAKNIRLINRISGSLMIGVGVWLFVS, encoded by the coding sequence ATGAATCTTGCGTTGTTAAGTCTATTTATTCCCACCTTCTTTTTTGTTTCGATTACGCCGGGAATGTGTATGACGCTGGCCCTGACGTTGGGGATGAGTATTGGTTATCGACGCACCCTCTGGATGATGCTCGGCGAAGTGATCGGTGTCGGGCTGGTGGCGGTTGCCGCGGTCCTGGGGATTGCCTCGGTAATGCTGAATCATCCCTGGTTATTTACCCTGCTTAAGTCGTTCGGGGCAGCCTACTTGTGTTACCTGGGGATATCGATGTGGCAGTCGAAAGGCAAGCTGGCCCTGAGCGAGGATAATACCGAAGTCAAGGCGGGCCGAAACTGGGATCTGGTGATGCAGGGTTTTGTCACAGCAGTGGCGAATCCCAAAGGATGGGCATTCATGATCTCCCTGCTGCCGCCTTTTATTGACAGCAGCCAGCCGCTGGCTTCGCAATTGGCTCTGCTGGTGGCAATTATCCTGCTGTTTGAATTTATCTGTATGACCATCTACGCCACCGGCGGTAAGGGACTGAAGCGGGTACTGGGTCACGCCAAGAACATCCGCCTGATCAACCGGATTTCCGGGAGCTTGATGATCGGGGTGGGCGTGTGGTTGTTCGTGAGCTGA
- a CDS encoding nicotinate phosphoribosyltransferase → MTAYESPQLTDLYQLTMVQSYLDHSMEDKAVFEFFVRKLPPQRNFLVAAGLEQLLDFLTHAHFSDDELEYLASSGYFQRNLIDYLSKFQFTGQVDAMPEGTLFFANEPVVRITASLPEALLIETRLINLLQFPILVATKAARCRLAAADKRLIDFGLRRAHGAEAGVLAARASYLAGFDGTSNVLAGQQYGIPVYGTMAHAYIQAHDSEAQAFQNFAVSQPNNLVLLIDTYDCSRGAERVIELAKQLKAKNQAIKAVRIDSGDLGHEAARVRTQLDRSGHPEIGIFASSSVDEYLIEQLKQQEAPIDGYGIGTNLTTSEDAPFLNCAYKLQEYAGIARRKRSQGKATWPGSKQVYRHLRSNGQLDYDQLCLATETPEQGQPLLQPVIRNGKRLGAPEPLDLLRQRVKQQLSMLTPALTNLSKAASFALKISPSLQQLTHQTDQRFHG, encoded by the coding sequence ATGACAGCCTATGAAAGCCCGCAGTTAACGGATCTCTACCAGCTGACGATGGTGCAGAGTTATCTGGACCATAGCATGGAAGATAAAGCCGTTTTTGAGTTTTTTGTCCGCAAGTTGCCGCCCCAAAGGAATTTTTTAGTTGCGGCGGGCTTAGAGCAGTTACTGGATTTCCTGACACATGCTCATTTCAGTGACGATGAACTGGAATATCTCGCCAGCAGTGGTTATTTCCAGCGTAATCTGATTGATTACCTGAGCAAATTTCAGTTTACCGGGCAAGTCGATGCGATGCCGGAAGGAACTTTGTTTTTTGCCAATGAGCCGGTAGTACGGATCACCGCCTCATTGCCGGAAGCACTGTTGATCGAAACGCGGCTCATTAATTTGTTGCAGTTCCCCATCCTGGTCGCGACGAAAGCCGCCCGGTGTCGGCTTGCCGCGGCTGACAAGCGATTGATTGATTTTGGCCTGCGTCGCGCCCACGGCGCAGAAGCGGGTGTGCTGGCTGCACGGGCCAGTTATCTTGCCGGTTTTGATGGGACATCCAATGTCCTTGCCGGCCAGCAATATGGGATTCCGGTCTACGGCACGATGGCGCATGCTTATATTCAGGCCCATGACTCAGAAGCGCAAGCATTTCAGAACTTTGCCGTCAGCCAACCGAATAATCTGGTGTTACTGATCGACACTTACGATTGTTCCCGCGGCGCAGAACGGGTGATTGAACTGGCAAAGCAGTTAAAAGCCAAAAATCAAGCAATCAAAGCGGTGCGGATCGACAGCGGCGATCTGGGGCATGAAGCCGCCAGAGTGAGGACACAGCTTGACCGTTCCGGTCATCCGGAAATCGGAATCTTTGCCAGTAGCAGTGTCGATGAGTATTTGATCGAGCAATTGAAACAACAAGAGGCGCCCATTGACGGATATGGGATTGGAACCAACCTGACGACCTCGGAAGATGCGCCTTTTCTGAACTGTGCTTACAAACTCCAGGAATACGCGGGCATCGCGCGCCGTAAGCGCTCTCAGGGTAAAGCGACCTGGCCTGGTAGCAAACAGGTTTATCGCCACCTGCGAAGCAATGGGCAACTAGACTATGATCAACTTTGCTTAGCCACAGAAACGCCAGAGCAAGGACAGCCCTTGCTGCAACCTGTGATACGAAACGGGAAACGGCTTGGCGCGCCAGAGCCGCTCGATTTGTTACGTCAGCGGGTAAAACAACAGTTATCGATGCTGACGCCGGCACTAACGAATCTGTCAAAGGCAGCCAGCTTCGCGCTGAAAATTTCGCCTTCATTGCAACAGCTCACTCATCAGACCGACCAGCGTTTTCATGGCTGA